A part of Streptomyces sp. NBC_00557 genomic DNA contains:
- a CDS encoding TetR/AcrR family transcriptional regulator codes for MGHREDLLEGAKRCLLEKGFLRTTARDIVKESGTNLASIGYHYGSKAELLVQAYISLIEGVGEQFDPGLGGTVTQPPRSLERFREVWTSIIRTVPESRPVWLLSFELMFQDDRLDQVRKLLAEAQKESRAGLAALFSGVPEADLDQEAVETEGRLYQTLLNGLMVQWLFDPDSATTAEQLTEGLRRVIEGAGPG; via the coding sequence ATGGGACACCGTGAGGATCTGCTCGAGGGCGCCAAGCGCTGCCTGCTGGAGAAGGGCTTCCTGCGCACGACGGCGCGGGACATCGTCAAGGAGTCGGGCACCAACCTCGCCTCGATCGGCTACCACTACGGCTCGAAGGCCGAGCTGCTGGTGCAGGCCTACATCTCGCTGATCGAAGGCGTGGGGGAGCAGTTCGACCCCGGGCTCGGCGGAACGGTGACGCAGCCCCCGCGATCGCTCGAGCGCTTCCGGGAGGTCTGGACGAGCATCATCCGCACGGTCCCCGAATCGCGGCCGGTCTGGCTGCTCAGCTTCGAGCTGATGTTCCAGGACGATCGACTGGACCAGGTGCGCAAGCTCCTCGCCGAGGCGCAGAAGGAGAGCCGGGCCGGACTCGCCGCCCTGTTCAGCGGCGTCCCCGAGGCGGACCTCGACCAGGAGGCCGTGGAGACCGAGGGCCGCCTCTACCAGACCCTGCTCAACGGCCTCATGGTCCAGTGGCTCTTCGACCCGGACTCGGCGACCACCGCGGAGCAGCTGACGGAGGGCCTGCGGCGGGTGATCGAGGGAGCCGGCCCCGGCTGA
- a CDS encoding MFS transporter produces MTNSTSTNVPVGADSAAPVRAGRREWTALGVLMLPLLLVSMDVSVLYFATPAISADLHPSGTQQLWIYDIYGFVLAGLLMTMGSLGDRVGRRKLLLTGAAAFGGASLLAAYADSAGTLIAARAVLGIGGATLMPSTMALLRTMFTDPAQRAKAIGLWSGVMTGGIALGSVMSGILVENFWWGSVFLVNLPAMALLLLLGPVLLPESRNPDPGRFDWPSVPLSMAAVLPVIYGLKEIPSEGWHPLYVVSVAVGLLFTGLFVQRQRTAASPLIPPALLRGRGFGPALVLNLIGSLGMMGSAVFTTQYLQSVLGYSPLAAALWSLLPSVFIGFAGPVTAQLVQRGVNRGYVVAGGFAAMAAGYAMLALVGTDALWLALAGAGVLACGVVAIMSQLTDLALGAAPVERAGTASSLLETSAEFGGALGMAVLGSIGTAIYRHEMPAGAPAGARETLGDALAAAAHLPGPAGAALLATAREAFTTGMHGAAVAGAVVLALAAVGAAVSLRRIAAGEK; encoded by the coding sequence ATGACGAACTCGACGAGCACGAACGTCCCGGTCGGCGCCGACAGCGCCGCCCCCGTCCGCGCCGGGCGCCGCGAGTGGACCGCTCTCGGCGTGCTGATGCTTCCGCTCCTGCTGGTCTCGATGGACGTGTCCGTCCTGTACTTCGCCACTCCCGCGATCAGCGCGGACCTGCACCCGAGCGGCACCCAGCAGCTGTGGATCTACGACATCTACGGCTTCGTCCTGGCCGGCCTGCTGATGACGATGGGCTCCCTCGGCGACCGCGTCGGCCGCCGCAAGCTCCTGCTGACGGGCGCCGCGGCCTTCGGCGGCGCCTCGCTCCTCGCGGCCTACGCCGACAGCGCCGGGACCCTCATCGCGGCCCGCGCGGTCCTCGGCATCGGCGGCGCGACCCTGATGCCGTCCACGATGGCCCTGCTGCGCACGATGTTCACCGACCCCGCCCAGCGGGCGAAGGCGATCGGCCTGTGGTCCGGGGTGATGACCGGCGGCATCGCGCTCGGCTCGGTGATGAGCGGCATCCTCGTCGAGAACTTCTGGTGGGGCTCGGTGTTCCTGGTCAACCTGCCCGCGATGGCCCTGCTGCTGCTCCTCGGCCCGGTGCTGCTGCCGGAGTCCAGGAATCCGGACCCCGGTCGTTTCGACTGGCCGAGCGTTCCGCTGTCGATGGCCGCCGTGCTCCCGGTGATCTACGGCCTGAAGGAGATCCCGTCCGAGGGCTGGCACCCGCTGTACGTCGTCTCCGTGGCCGTCGGCCTGCTCTTCACCGGCCTGTTCGTCCAGCGGCAGCGCACGGCCGCCTCGCCGCTCATCCCGCCGGCCCTGCTGAGGGGCCGCGGCTTCGGCCCGGCGCTGGTCCTCAACCTGATCGGCAGCCTCGGCATGATGGGGTCGGCCGTCTTCACCACGCAGTACCTGCAGTCGGTCCTCGGCTACAGCCCGCTCGCGGCGGCCCTGTGGAGCCTGCTGCCCTCGGTGTTCATCGGCTTCGCCGGCCCGGTCACCGCACAGCTCGTCCAGCGGGGCGTGAACCGCGGATACGTCGTCGCCGGCGGCTTCGCGGCCATGGCGGCCGGTTACGCGATGCTCGCCCTCGTCGGCACCGACGCGCTCTGGCTCGCCCTGGCCGGGGCCGGCGTCCTCGCCTGCGGGGTCGTCGCGATCATGTCCCAGCTGACCGACCTGGCCCTGGGCGCCGCCCCGGTGGAGCGGGCGGGCACCGCCTCCTCCCTGCTGGAGACCAGCGCCGAGTTCGGCGGGGCGCTCGGCATGGCGGTCCTCGGCTCGATCGGTACGGCGATCTACCGCCACGAGATGCCGGCCGGTGCCCCGGCCGGGGCCCGCGAGACCCTGGGCGACGCCCTCGCCGCGGCCGCCCACCTGCCCGGCCCGGCCGGTGCGGCCCTGCTCGCCACCGCCCGGGAGGCGTTCACCACCGGGATGCACGGCGCGGCGGTCGCCGGAGCGGTGGTACTGGCCCTGGCGGCGGTGGGCGCGGCGGTGAGCCTGCGCAGGATCGCGGCCGGGGAGAAGTAG